A DNA window from Labrys wisconsinensis contains the following coding sequences:
- a CDS encoding NAD-glutamate dehydrogenase — protein sequence MAWRDDEARTTLIRQAADSMKAGGAPPTFAELLFGRTTFEDLATHDAASLAILAEQAWDHVTRRTPGHHDIRIVDPVMPDGREISVVEIINDNMPFLFDSTMAEFTEQGIEVRLVAHPILSVERDAEGRLTHFYGDATADSLGRGGRESLIHVHVDRIDDPAIRSALVEGIDKTLDDVRASVRDWREMRTRVEQAVEAFRVTPPSLPEEEVEEASQLLQWLAANNFTLLGLREYRFASGDMATADVVEGTGLGILRDPAVKILRRGSELVAMTPEIREFLREPTALIVTKANVKSRVHRRIHMDYVGVKLYAASGKLEGELRIVGLFTSTAYTRSVRQIPYLRHKVAQVLRRAGFDSDSHSGKAALHILEEYPRDELFQIDIETLFGFVLEILMLYERPRLRALARPDKFDRFVSVLLFLPREKYNTDVRVRAGAYLASAYKGRLSAAYASFPEGPLARVHYIIGRYEGATPVIDRTTLESELAAIAETWSDKLKEALGRSTDGLRARQLALRYGGAFSQAYQEAFGSAQAIADIGTSERLGPQRPVAISVYRPTDEDAPGRFGLKVFAHATPLTLSYRVPVIENHGLRVVDERTYRITPRATPSPAPVWLHDMTIETADGQPIDITDELDARLEASIMAVVGGRAESDGYNALVLRSGLSWREVAVIRTLSLYLRQIRARFSQDYMWTTLVRNIGIAGKLIELFKARFDPHQTLTAAERAAKEAAVAAAIEEELKAVTSLDEDRILRRFVNLVQAAVRTNVWQLGGDGQPRQVISFKFESGKVEGLPAPRPLYEIFVYSPRVEGIHLRFGKVARGGLRWSDRPQDFRTEVLGLVKAQQVKNAVIVPVGAKGGFVPKLLPPPSNRDAWMAEGTEAYRIFIRSLLELTDNIEGDAIVPPADTLRHDGDDPYLVVAADKGTATFSDTANAISAEKHHWLGDAFASGGSQGYDHKKMAITARGAWEAVKRHFRELGTDIQTAPFTAVGVGDMSGDVFGNGMLLSTATKLVAAFDHRDIFLDPDPDPAASHAERARLFALPRSSWQDYDRKLISAGGGIFPRSLKAIPLTAEIRALLGLERAEATPFEVMTAILKARVDLMFFGGIGTYVRASTEADDQVGDRANDPIRITGGEVRAKVIGEGANLGVTQRGRIEAALAGVKLNTDAIDNSAGVNTSDVEVNIKIALARPERDGRLTEADRNALLAAMTDDVAALVLRNNYLQTLSLSLAERRGAAETGFLVRLMQSLEGRGLLDRAVEFLPDDATLAERTRRGLPLSRPELAVLLAYAKLTLKDDLLATGVPDDPYLARELVRYFPPALRERFPDAIENHRLRREIIATGLANSAINRAGPAAAIRLMDETGAELPSLAMAFAVVRDAYDMSGLNAALDALDNRIDGTLQLKLYARIQDLLLSRVVWFVRNVDFSPGLEAVVTRFRDGIGQIGAALEAALPAEAAAAHAKARQELEAAGVPTATAQRLADLDALAAAPDIVLVAERTGTPLADAAATNFAAQAVFRLDRLVDAARDIPANDYYERLAVDRAVDQIAAAERRLVADMLGAGRAGAGAVEAWLEAHPEAARIRRSVEEITSGGLTLAKLTVAANLLGDLVKD from the coding sequence ATGGCGTGGCGTGACGACGAGGCGCGGACGACGCTGATCCGGCAGGCGGCGGATTCGATGAAGGCGGGCGGCGCTCCGCCGACCTTCGCCGAGCTGCTGTTCGGCCGCACCACCTTCGAGGACCTCGCCACGCACGATGCCGCCTCCCTCGCCATCCTGGCCGAGCAGGCCTGGGACCACGTCACCCGGCGCACGCCGGGCCATCACGACATCCGCATCGTCGACCCCGTGATGCCGGACGGGCGCGAGATCTCGGTGGTCGAGATCATCAACGACAACATGCCCTTCCTGTTCGACTCGACCATGGCCGAGTTCACCGAGCAGGGCATCGAGGTGCGCCTGGTCGCCCATCCCATCCTGTCGGTCGAGCGCGACGCGGAGGGGCGGCTCACCCATTTCTACGGCGATGCGACGGCCGATTCGCTGGGGCGGGGCGGGCGCGAGAGCCTGATCCACGTCCATGTCGACCGCATCGACGACCCGGCGATCCGCAGTGCCCTGGTGGAGGGCATCGACAAGACGCTGGACGACGTCAGGGCGTCGGTGCGGGACTGGCGCGAGATGCGCACGCGCGTCGAGCAGGCGGTCGAGGCTTTCCGCGTCACGCCGCCCTCCCTGCCCGAGGAGGAGGTGGAGGAGGCCAGCCAGCTCCTGCAATGGCTGGCCGCCAACAATTTCACCCTGCTGGGCCTGCGCGAATACCGCTTCGCCTCCGGCGACATGGCCACGGCCGACGTGGTGGAGGGAACCGGCCTCGGCATCCTGCGCGATCCGGCCGTGAAGATCCTGCGGCGCGGCTCCGAGCTGGTGGCGATGACGCCGGAAATCCGCGAGTTCCTGCGCGAGCCGACCGCGCTGATCGTCACCAAGGCCAATGTGAAGAGCCGGGTGCACCGGCGCATCCACATGGACTATGTCGGCGTCAAGCTCTACGCCGCGTCGGGCAAGCTCGAGGGCGAGCTGCGCATCGTCGGCCTGTTCACCTCCACCGCCTATACGCGCTCGGTGCGGCAGATCCCCTACCTCAGGCACAAGGTGGCGCAGGTGCTGCGCCGCGCCGGCTTCGATTCCGACAGCCATTCGGGCAAGGCCGCCCTGCACATCCTGGAGGAGTATCCGCGCGACGAATTGTTCCAGATCGACATCGAGACGCTGTTCGGCTTCGTCCTGGAAATCCTGATGCTCTACGAGCGCCCGCGCCTCAGGGCGCTCGCCCGGCCGGACAAGTTCGACCGCTTCGTCTCGGTCCTGCTGTTCCTGCCGCGCGAGAAGTACAACACCGACGTCAGGGTGCGGGCCGGCGCCTATCTCGCCTCCGCCTACAAGGGACGGCTCTCGGCCGCCTATGCCTCCTTCCCCGAGGGGCCGCTGGCGCGGGTGCACTACATCATCGGGCGCTACGAGGGCGCGACGCCGGTGATCGACCGCACCACGCTCGAATCCGAGCTCGCCGCCATCGCCGAGACCTGGTCGGACAAGCTCAAGGAGGCGCTGGGGCGCTCGACCGACGGGCTGCGCGCCCGCCAGCTGGCGCTGCGCTATGGCGGCGCCTTCTCGCAGGCCTATCAGGAGGCCTTCGGCTCGGCCCAGGCGATCGCCGATATCGGCACGAGCGAGCGGCTCGGTCCCCAGCGCCCCGTGGCGATCAGCGTCTATCGCCCGACCGACGAGGACGCGCCGGGCCGCTTCGGCCTCAAGGTGTTCGCCCACGCGACGCCGCTGACGCTGTCCTACCGGGTGCCCGTCATCGAGAACCACGGCCTGCGCGTCGTCGACGAGCGCACCTACCGCATCACCCCGCGGGCCACGCCGTCCCCGGCGCCGGTCTGGCTGCACGACATGACCATCGAGACGGCGGACGGCCAGCCGATCGACATCACCGACGAGCTCGACGCGCGGCTGGAAGCCTCGATCATGGCGGTGGTGGGCGGGCGCGCCGAGTCCGACGGCTACAACGCGCTGGTGCTGCGCAGCGGCCTGAGCTGGCGCGAGGTGGCCGTCATCCGCACCCTGTCGCTGTATCTCAGGCAGATCCGGGCGCGGTTCAGCCAGGACTACATGTGGACCACCCTGGTGCGCAATATCGGCATCGCCGGCAAGCTGATCGAGCTGTTCAAGGCGCGCTTCGACCCGCACCAGACGCTGACGGCCGCCGAGCGCGCGGCGAAGGAGGCGGCGGTCGCCGCCGCCATCGAGGAGGAGCTCAAGGCGGTGACCTCGCTCGACGAGGACCGGATCCTGCGCCGCTTCGTCAACCTGGTCCAGGCGGCGGTGCGCACCAATGTCTGGCAGCTCGGTGGGGATGGACAACCGCGCCAAGTGATCTCGTTCAAGTTCGAGTCGGGCAAGGTCGAGGGGCTGCCGGCGCCGAGGCCGCTCTACGAGATCTTCGTCTACTCGCCGCGGGTGGAGGGCATCCATCTCAGGTTCGGCAAGGTGGCGCGCGGCGGCCTGCGCTGGTCGGACCGGCCGCAGGACTTCCGCACCGAGGTGCTCGGCCTGGTCAAGGCCCAGCAGGTGAAGAACGCGGTGATCGTGCCGGTGGGCGCCAAGGGCGGCTTCGTGCCCAAGCTCCTGCCGCCGCCCTCCAACCGCGACGCCTGGATGGCCGAGGGCACGGAGGCCTACCGCATCTTCATCCGCTCGCTCCTGGAACTGACCGACAATATCGAGGGCGACGCCATCGTGCCGCCGGCCGACACGCTGCGCCACGACGGCGACGATCCCTATCTCGTCGTCGCCGCCGACAAGGGCACGGCGACCTTCTCGGACACGGCCAACGCCATCTCGGCGGAGAAGCACCACTGGCTCGGCGACGCCTTCGCCTCCGGCGGCAGCCAGGGCTACGACCACAAGAAGATGGCCATCACCGCCCGCGGCGCCTGGGAGGCGGTGAAGCGGCATTTCCGCGAGCTCGGCACCGACATCCAGACGGCGCCCTTCACGGCCGTCGGCGTCGGCGACATGTCCGGCGACGTGTTCGGCAACGGCATGCTCCTGTCGACGGCGACGAAGCTGGTGGCCGCCTTCGATCATCGCGACATCTTCCTCGACCCCGATCCGGATCCGGCCGCCAGCCATGCCGAGCGGGCGCGCCTGTTCGCGCTGCCGCGATCGAGCTGGCAGGACTATGACCGCAAGCTGATCTCGGCCGGCGGCGGCATCTTCCCGCGCAGCCTCAAGGCCATTCCGCTGACAGCGGAGATCCGCGCCCTGCTCGGCCTCGAGCGTGCGGAGGCGACGCCGTTCGAGGTGATGACGGCGATCCTCAAGGCCCGGGTCGACCTCATGTTCTTCGGCGGCATCGGCACCTATGTCCGCGCCTCGACCGAGGCGGACGACCAGGTCGGCGACCGCGCCAACGACCCGATCCGCATCACCGGCGGCGAGGTCCGCGCCAAGGTGATCGGCGAGGGCGCCAATCTCGGCGTCACCCAGCGCGGCCGCATCGAGGCGGCGCTGGCGGGGGTGAAGCTCAACACCGACGCCATCGACAATTCCGCCGGCGTCAACACCTCCGACGTGGAGGTGAACATCAAGATCGCCCTGGCTCGCCCCGAGCGCGACGGCCGCCTGACGGAAGCGGACCGCAATGCACTGCTCGCCGCCATGACCGACGACGTCGCGGCGCTGGTGCTGCGCAACAACTACCTGCAGACGCTGAGCCTGTCGCTGGCCGAGCGGCGCGGCGCCGCCGAGACCGGCTTCCTCGTCCGGCTGATGCAGAGCCTGGAGGGGCGCGGCCTGCTCGACCGGGCGGTGGAGTTCCTGCCGGACGATGCGACGCTGGCCGAGCGCACGCGGCGCGGCCTGCCCCTCTCCCGGCCGGAGCTCGCGGTGCTGCTGGCCTATGCCAAGCTGACGCTGAAGGACGACCTGCTCGCCACCGGCGTGCCCGACGATCCCTATCTCGCGCGCGAGCTGGTGCGCTACTTCCCCCCGGCGCTGCGCGAGCGCTTCCCGGACGCGATCGAGAACCATCGCCTGCGCCGGGAGATCATCGCCACGGGCCTGGCCAATTCGGCGATCAACCGGGCGGGGCCGGCGGCGGCGATCCGCCTGATGGACGAGACCGGCGCCGAGCTGCCGTCGCTGGCCATGGCCTTCGCCGTGGTGCGCGACGCCTATGACATGAGCGGGCTCAACGCGGCGCTGGATGCGCTCGACAACCGCATCGACGGCACCCTGCAGCTCAAGCTCTATGCGCGCATCCAGGACCTGCTCCTGTCGCGCGTGGTCTGGTTCGTGCGCAACGTCGATTTCAGCCCGGGGCTCGAGGCGGTGGTCACCCGGTTCCGCGACGGCATCGGCCAGATCGGCGCGGCGCTCGAGGCGGCGCTGCCGGCCGAGGCCGCGGCGGCACACGCCAAGGCGCGCCAGGAGCTGGAGGCGGCGGGCGTGCCGACCGCCACGGCCCAGCGTCTCGCCGATCTCGACGCGCTCGCGGCCGCGCCCGACATCGTGCTGGTGGCCGAGCGCACCGGCACGCCTCTGGCGGATGCCGCCGCGACGAACTTCGCGGCGCAGGCGGTGTTTCGCCTCGACCGGCTGGTCGATGCGGCCCGCGACATCCCGGCCAACGACTATTACGAGCGTCTCGCCGTCGACCGGGCGGTCGACCAGATCGCCGCGGCCGAGCGGCGGCTGGTGGCCGACATGCTCGGCGCGGGCCGGGCCGGCGCCGGCGCGGTCGAGGCCTGGCTCGAGGCCCATCCGGAGGCGGCCCGCATCCGCCGCTCGGTGGAGGAGATCACATCAGGCGGGCTGACGCTCGCCAAGCTCACGGTGGCGGCGAACCTGCTGGGCGACCTGGTGAAGGATTGA
- a CDS encoding type III polyketide synthase, with product MPSARILALATAVPPHVLTQDAVARHAARIFAPRMPDFSRLEGIFLNTGIRRRHAARPIEWYLEPHGWPDRSQAYLQVAGSLFVEAAGQALARAGLRGADIDAVVTVSSTGVATPSLEARAAAALGFRDDVARVPVFGLGCAGGVSGLSLAARLAEARPGSTVLLVVVELCTLSVRLDKADKENLVAVALFGDGAAAAVLRAGNGGLLAIEGGGERTWPGTLDIMGWSVDDEGLGVIFDRAIPPFAERHLGPAMDAILAAQHLTRADIDRFVCHPGGAKVVAAIETALALAPGSLAEERAVLERYGNMSAPTALFVLERVLAGGVPGRMALAALGPGFTLSTATLVPA from the coding sequence ATGCCGAGTGCCCGCATCCTCGCCCTCGCCACCGCCGTGCCGCCGCACGTCCTCACCCAGGACGCCGTCGCCCGCCACGCCGCCCGCATCTTCGCGCCGCGCATGCCCGATTTCAGCCGGCTGGAGGGCATCTTCCTCAACACCGGCATCCGTCGGCGCCATGCCGCCCGGCCGATCGAATGGTATCTCGAGCCGCATGGCTGGCCCGACCGCTCGCAGGCCTATCTGCAGGTGGCGGGCAGCCTGTTCGTCGAGGCGGCGGGCCAGGCGCTCGCCCGTGCCGGGCTGCGCGGGGCGGACATCGACGCGGTGGTCACCGTCTCCTCCACCGGTGTCGCCACCCCGAGCCTGGAGGCGCGCGCCGCCGCCGCGCTCGGCTTTCGCGACGATGTGGCGCGCGTGCCGGTGTTCGGCCTGGGCTGTGCCGGCGGCGTCTCCGGCCTGTCGCTCGCCGCGCGCCTGGCCGAGGCGCGCCCCGGCTCCACCGTGCTGCTGGTGGTGGTCGAGCTCTGCACCCTCTCGGTGCGGCTCGACAAGGCGGACAAGGAGAACCTCGTCGCGGTGGCGCTGTTCGGCGACGGCGCGGCGGCGGCGGTGCTGCGGGCAGGCAACGGCGGCCTCCTGGCGATCGAAGGCGGCGGCGAGCGCACCTGGCCCGGCACGCTCGACATCATGGGCTGGTCGGTCGACGACGAGGGCCTCGGCGTCATCTTCGACCGGGCGATCCCGCCCTTCGCCGAGCGCCATCTCGGGCCGGCGATGGACGCCATCCTCGCCGCCCAGCATCTGACCCGCGCGGACATCGACCGCTTCGTCTGTCATCCCGGCGGCGCCAAGGTGGTGGCGGCGATCGAGACGGCGCTGGCGCTGGCGCCGGGGTCCCTCGCCGAGGAGCGCGCCGTGCTGGAGCGCTACGGCAACATGTCGGCCCCCACCGCCCTCTTCGTGCTCGAGCGCGTGCTCGCCGGCGGCGTGCCCGGCCGCATGGCGCTCGCCGCCCTCGGCCCCGGCTTCACGCTGAGCACCGCCACCCTGGTGCCGGCATGA
- a CDS encoding isoprenylcysteine carboxyl methyltransferase family protein produces MTAPDPLGFAVLAFVTLERGAELALARRNTARLIRAGAVEHAAGHYPLIVVLHAAWLAGLWLLAWGTGPDLAWLVLFGLLQLLRAWTLATLGPRWTTRIIVSPGAPLVRRGPYRLLRHPNYAVVAGEILVLPLAFGLPLYAFAFSLANAAILLAVRVPAEERALAAARPGKVEP; encoded by the coding sequence ATGACCGCGCCCGACCCGCTCGGCTTCGCCGTGCTCGCCTTCGTCACCCTCGAGCGGGGGGCCGAGCTGGCCCTCGCCCGGCGCAACACCGCACGCCTGATCCGGGCCGGAGCGGTCGAGCACGCCGCCGGCCACTATCCCCTGATCGTCGTGCTGCACGCCGCCTGGCTCGCCGGCCTCTGGCTCCTGGCCTGGGGCACCGGGCCGGACCTCGCCTGGCTCGTCCTGTTCGGCCTGCTGCAGCTGCTGCGCGCCTGGACCCTGGCGACGCTCGGGCCGCGCTGGACGACGCGCATCATCGTCTCTCCCGGCGCGCCGCTGGTGCGGCGCGGCCCCTACCGCCTGCTGCGCCATCCCAACTATGCCGTGGTGGCCGGGGAAATCCTGGTCCTGCCCCTCGCCTTCGGCCTGCCCCTCTACGCCTTCGCTTTCAGCCTCGCCAACGCTGCCATCCTGCTCGCCGTCCGCGTTCCCGCGGAGGAGCGCGCCCTCGCTGCCGCGCGCCCGGGGAAGGTCGAGCCCTGA
- the ubiG gene encoding bifunctional 2-polyprenyl-6-hydroxyphenol methylase/3-demethylubiquinol 3-O-methyltransferase UbiG, translating into MSGNANAAGRSVDAGEVERFGRLAADWWNPNGSMKALHRLNPVRLAYLRERIAARFGRDGVALDGLAGLRVADIGCGAGLLSEPLARLGADVTGIDAAAASIEAARLHAARSGLAIDYRCTTAEALAAGGDSFDVVLALEIVEHVPDPAAFLETCAGLVRPGGLLVVSTINRTLKAHALAIVAAERVLRWLPKGTHDWDKFVTPAEIEAAVTPAGLAVADRRGVVYDLLRGGWRLSSDLDVNYMMTMERPAPPAHA; encoded by the coding sequence ATGTCAGGGAATGCAAACGCCGCGGGCCGGTCGGTCGATGCCGGGGAGGTCGAGCGCTTCGGGCGCCTCGCCGCCGACTGGTGGAACCCGAACGGCAGCATGAAGGCGCTGCACCGGCTCAATCCGGTGCGCCTCGCCTATCTCCGCGAGCGCATCGCCGCCCGCTTCGGCCGCGACGGCGTGGCGCTGGACGGGCTCGCCGGCTTGCGGGTCGCCGATATCGGCTGCGGCGCCGGCCTGCTCAGCGAACCGCTGGCCCGGCTTGGCGCCGACGTGACCGGCATCGACGCCGCCGCCGCCAGCATCGAGGCCGCGAGACTGCATGCCGCGCGCTCCGGCCTCGCCATCGACTATCGCTGCACCACGGCGGAGGCACTGGCCGCCGGCGGCGACAGCTTCGATGTGGTGCTCGCGCTGGAGATCGTCGAGCACGTCCCCGATCCCGCCGCCTTCCTCGAGACCTGCGCCGGGCTGGTGCGGCCGGGCGGTCTCCTCGTCGTCTCGACCATCAACCGCACGCTGAAGGCCCATGCGCTGGCGATCGTCGCGGCCGAGCGCGTGCTGCGCTGGCTGCCCAAGGGCACGCACGACTGGGACAAGTTCGTCACGCCCGCGGAGATCGAGGCCGCCGTCACGCCGGCCGGCCTTGCCGTCGCCGACCGGCGCGGCGTCGTCTACGACCTGCTGCGCGGCGGCTGGCGGCTCTCCTCCGACCTCGACGTCAACTACATGATGACGATGGAGCGCCCCGCACCGCCGGCGCACGCCTGA
- a CDS encoding ammonium transporter, producing MELNELVTKIETLEKALAMAKTVNAEVFYWWCTALMVAIHAGFLAYEMGASRAKNALASGIKNLIAFAFLVPAFFFVGWWIYLAFPTGLTISDAASAGVPWGDKMGPNLADNANGIFWAAFTLFAATTASIMSGAVIERIRISAFTILALVLGAAVWILGASWGWHPEGWLTTAWGLHDVGAAGCVHMIAGFFTLGVLINLGPRLGRFNADGSVNTICGHNMPMSLIGLMLIVMGFFGFLGGCIIYTGDAWTTIYNTPTTLSAFAFNTLMGIAGGMIGCYVVTRDPFWMMSGALVGVISSASGLDVYYPGLAFLISFAGGCVIPKLNDLLVTRFKIDDAVGAVAVHGFGGAWGLLAAGIFAAGYPNMAGPEVSFLGQLKSAIVFGLLGFVPGYVLSYLLRRVGLLRANPAAEAAGLDLTEVPVKAYPEAGLPAFAGASISPAQ from the coding sequence ATGGAATTGAACGAGCTCGTCACCAAGATAGAGACGCTTGAAAAGGCCCTGGCGATGGCCAAGACGGTCAATGCCGAGGTCTTCTACTGGTGGTGCACGGCCTTGATGGTCGCCATCCATGCCGGGTTTCTTGCTTATGAAATGGGCGCTTCGCGTGCCAAGAATGCTCTTGCATCGGGCATCAAGAACCTGATCGCCTTTGCCTTCCTCGTGCCGGCCTTCTTCTTCGTCGGCTGGTGGATCTATCTCGCCTTTCCCACCGGCTTGACCATCTCCGATGCCGCGTCGGCCGGCGTGCCGTGGGGCGACAAGATGGGGCCGAACCTGGCGGACAATGCCAACGGCATCTTCTGGGCCGCCTTCACGCTGTTCGCGGCCACCACGGCCTCGATCATGTCCGGCGCGGTGATCGAGCGGATTCGCATCTCCGCCTTCACCATCCTGGCCCTCGTCCTCGGCGCGGCGGTCTGGATCCTCGGGGCCTCGTGGGGCTGGCATCCCGAGGGCTGGCTGACCACGGCCTGGGGCCTGCACGACGTCGGCGCGGCCGGCTGCGTCCACATGATCGCCGGCTTCTTCACGCTCGGCGTGCTGATCAATCTCGGCCCGCGTCTCGGCCGCTTCAACGCCGACGGCAGCGTCAACACGATCTGCGGCCACAACATGCCGATGTCGCTCATCGGCCTGATGCTGATCGTGATGGGCTTCTTCGGCTTCCTCGGCGGCTGCATCATCTATACCGGCGACGCCTGGACGACGATCTACAACACGCCGACGACGCTCTCGGCCTTCGCCTTCAACACGCTGATGGGCATCGCCGGCGGCATGATCGGCTGCTACGTCGTGACGCGCGACCCGTTCTGGATGATGTCGGGCGCCCTGGTCGGGGTGATCTCGTCCGCCTCGGGCCTCGACGTCTACTATCCCGGCCTGGCCTTCCTGATCAGCTTTGCCGGCGGCTGCGTCATCCCCAAGCTCAACGACCTCCTGGTGACGCGGTTCAAGATCGACGACGCGGTCGGCGCCGTGGCGGTGCACGGCTTCGGCGGGGCCTGGGGCCTCCTGGCCGCCGGCATCTTCGCTGCCGGCTACCCCAACATGGCCGGTCCCGAGGTGTCGTTCCTCGGCCAGCTCAAGAGCGCGATCGTCTTCGGCCTGCTCGGCTTCGTGCCGGGCTATGTCCTGTCCTACCTGCTCAGGCGGGTCGGGCTGCTGCGGGCGAACCCCGCCGCGGAGGCTGCCGGCCTCGACCTCACCGAAGTCCCGGTCAAGGCCTATCCGGAGGCCGGCCTGCCGGCCTTTGCCGGCGCCTCGATCAGCCCGGCGCAATGA
- a CDS encoding DUF1178 family protein, whose translation MIRYTLACDEGHDFESWFRDAAACDEQAERGLLTCPSCGSTKVGKAIMAPQVARKDRPSARPEAVPAPRAEGEQPVALVSPQEVELREKLRALRAHLTENAADVGKRFAEEARKMHFGETEHRSIYGEATPEDARSLIEDGVEFYPLPAVPDERN comes from the coding sequence GTGATCCGCTATACCCTGGCCTGCGACGAGGGACATGATTTCGAGAGCTGGTTCCGCGATGCCGCCGCCTGCGACGAGCAGGCGGAGCGCGGCCTGCTGACCTGCCCCTCCTGCGGCTCGACCAAGGTCGGCAAGGCGATCATGGCGCCGCAGGTGGCGCGCAAGGACCGCCCGTCGGCCCGTCCCGAGGCCGTGCCGGCCCCCCGGGCCGAGGGCGAGCAGCCCGTGGCCCTGGTCTCGCCCCAGGAGGTGGAGCTGCGCGAGAAGCTGCGGGCGCTCAGAGCGCATCTGACCGAGAATGCCGCCGACGTCGGCAAGCGCTTTGCCGAGGAAGCACGCAAGATGCATTTCGGCGAGACCGAGCACCGCTCGATCTATGGCGAGGCGACGCCCGAGGATGCGCGCAGCCTGATCGAGGACGGCGTCGAGTTCTATCCCCTGCCGGCGGTGCCCGACGAGCGCAACTGA
- a CDS encoding carbon-nitrogen hydrolase family protein: MRFTAACLQMRSTRVPAQNIETVAGAAREAKAAGAAYLQTPEMTTIVDRDREALMAVIGDERSNPELDALRGIAREAGLHLHVGSMAVRVGDKAANRAFVIDPQGEVVASYDKIHLFDVDLAGGESWRESNAYVGGARAVVADLPFARLGLGICYDVRFPQLFRAYGDAGAEVISAPACFTRQTGEAHWHVLQRARAIENGAFMISAAQAGRHEDGRETFGHSLIVDPWGRVLADAGTEPGLIYAEIDIHAVAATRGKIPNLRNARPFEVAFAERTVMRAAE; the protein is encoded by the coding sequence ATGCGCTTCACCGCCGCCTGCCTGCAGATGCGCTCCACCCGCGTTCCCGCGCAGAACATCGAGACCGTGGCCGGGGCGGCGCGCGAGGCCAAGGCCGCGGGCGCCGCCTATCTGCAGACGCCGGAGATGACCACCATCGTCGACCGCGACCGCGAGGCGCTGATGGCCGTCATCGGCGACGAGCGCAGCAATCCAGAGCTCGACGCCCTGCGCGGCATCGCCCGGGAGGCGGGCCTGCACCTGCATGTCGGCTCGATGGCGGTGCGCGTCGGCGACAAGGCCGCGAACCGCGCCTTCGTCATCGACCCGCAGGGCGAGGTGGTCGCGTCCTACGACAAGATCCACCTGTTCGACGTCGACCTCGCCGGCGGCGAGAGCTGGCGGGAGTCGAATGCCTATGTCGGCGGGGCGCGGGCCGTGGTCGCGGACCTGCCCTTCGCCCGGCTCGGCCTCGGCATCTGCTATGACGTGCGCTTCCCCCAGCTCTTCCGCGCCTATGGCGATGCCGGGGCGGAGGTGATCTCGGCGCCGGCCTGCTTCACCCGACAGACCGGCGAGGCGCATTGGCACGTGCTGCAGCGGGCCCGCGCGATCGAGAACGGCGCCTTCATGATCTCGGCGGCGCAGGCCGGCCGGCACGAGGACGGGCGCGAGACCTTCGGCCATTCGCTGATCGTCGACCCCTGGGGCCGGGTGCTCGCCGATGCCGGCACGGAGCCCGGCCTGATCTATGCCGAGATCGACATCCACGCCGTGGCGGCGACGCGCGGCAAGATTCCCAACCTTCGGAATGCGCGGCCGTTCGAGGTCGCATTCGCCGAACGCACCGTGATGAGGGCGGCCGAGTGA
- the grxC gene encoding glutaredoxin 3 has protein sequence MPPVVIYTKSWCPYCHAAKDLLRRKGVSFEEIDLDGKPAEQAAMSARAHGRRTVPQIFIGETHVGGCDDLHDLDAAGGLDRLLATA, from the coding sequence ATGCCGCCGGTCGTCATCTACACCAAGTCCTGGTGTCCCTATTGCCATGCCGCCAAGGATCTCCTGCGCCGCAAGGGCGTTTCCTTCGAGGAGATCGATCTGGACGGCAAGCCCGCCGAACAGGCGGCGATGAGCGCGCGCGCCCATGGCCGCCGCACCGTGCCGCAGATCTTCATCGGCGAGACCCATGTCGGCGGCTGCGACGATCTCCATGACCTCGATGCCGCCGGCGGGCTCGACCGGCTGCTCGCGACCGCCTGA